The nucleotide sequence TGGAGCCGCCCGAAGGTGAGGATGTGGAAGCCTTGAAAGCATTTTGGGAGCAGGTACAGGAGCGGGAGAAGATGGCAGCGGAAATTGCAGATGATATCTTCCTCGTAGATTTCCATATATATGCAATTAAGTGTCCTGAAAACTGCATGATGCAGATAGGGGTGGAAACTGTCTGGCAGGTGATAGATGGCTCATTCAGCGGAGATAAGAAAACCATGAAGCAGTTAAGGAAACTGTTTAAAAAGATATATCTGTATTATGGTGTCACTGCCGAAGATATAAAAAATGAAACGGAAAGGTATAAGTCACTTTTAGGGGTATTGTGTTCATAGATGCCAGTTTCCGAGCCTTACGGAAAAGCAATATCCCCAATAAGCCACAGCCTGACAGGGTAGGCAGCCCCGGTTTTCCGGCAGATTGGGGAATATAATTGTGATAAGAGAGGTATTTGGGATGTTAAAAAAGCTGAACCAAATTACAAATATAACAATCGGTTCTTTTGTAGGAGTTTTCATTGGATGTGGAATAAATGTATTTTGGGATTATAAAAAACACCCTGATTTATATACTATGCAATCAGCACCGTGGTACACAAGTATTTTTGTTTATGGCATAGTTATGCTTATTTTTGTGACGGTGGCGATTATTGCGAAGCTAATCATCCGAAAAAAGATGAAAAAGGAAATAAAGCCAATAGACGAATATCCCCAATAAGCTACAGCCTGACAGGGCAGGCATCCCCGGCTTTCTGACAGATTGGGGGAGCAGGGAGAGGAGGTGAAGGTCGGTATGGAATTTGACCGTGGAACGTAAATAAAGTTTTTTGCATGGAGAAATAAACTGCTCGGACTTATCACGAGAGAACAGGAGCGGTTCTGACCGACAGAGGAGCCGCAATATTAAAAATAATGGAGGATGAAAGGAAATGAATGTTAATGGAATAGGAGCAGCAGGATACCCGGCAGCAGGGTATGAAACGAGAAGGACAAGAAGGAATTACATCGACCAGATGTGCAACATGGTTCCGGCAGCACAGTCATCCGGCGGCACATTTGAGTTACATATTTCAAACGATAAGGACGGAAAGGCAATCGGCTCAATGTGCGGGGCGGATTATTCCCTTACGGTCTATCAGCCGAAGGACTTTGATCTGCAAACCCGGTATATAAGGTGAAGGTATGGGATAAAGACGGAAATGTAACAGAACGCATGGTGGATGTGTCAAAAGTTGATACAACGGGCAGTGACTATATTGATATGTTTGCATATTCCAGCCACTTATTGGCAAGCTGGAAATGTCCGGGCGCACAGTCCGCTGTTATCAGGGCAGGGGCAAATCAGCATGGCGCTGACAATAGGACACATGATGACCTGTTCGGGATGAATGACTGGATCAGCGTTTTAAAGGATGCTATGCAGACACAGTATGATGCCGGGAATCTGAAGGGCTATCTGGATTATAAGCAGTTTTGGGACTTCATGGATAAGTAAACCATGCGGGATTTATTGCATAAGTGGTTCTTTATATATCTGAACCATACGAAGAAAACCAATAAAGCACAAACGATAAAAGGGAACCGGCAGGGATAGGCTGGTTCCCTCATTGTATACCAATGAAGAAAGACGGCTGCCAGAGCAAGTGAAGCGTCTTTTCTGTACGGATTTTAGCAATACACATGGATCCCCTACTTTTCCTCCTCCGCTGCAAGCCTGGGACGGCACAGGTGTACTTCGCTCCATTCCTTCATCTGTTCCAGGATGGGGACGAAGCTCTCGGCCAGCTCCGTAAGAGTATATTCCACCTTGGGCGGTATCTCCTGGTAAATCTGGCGGTTGATCCAGCCATCGTTTTCCAGTTCCCGGAGCTGCTTTGTCAGCGTTGACTTCGTGATCTCGTCTCCGATCCTCCTTTGCAGCTCCCCGAACCTCTGGACCTTATATACAGCAATATACCACACAATGAGAATCTTCCATTTTCCACCGAGGATGGACTGCAGGGTGGTCATCGGGACGCAGCTTGCCATCAGGCTCTGGCTGCGGGAAAATTTGTTGTCAGCCATAGAAAAGACCTCCTTTACATGGGGAAATTATACCGTATTTTGCGCCTGTTATCAAGATAGTGTATTTTTAAATACCGGTTTTTCAAAAGATACCAGGTGTTAAAAATACGTCCAGGACCATTAAAAGACAGTACTTGTTATATCCATTTTTTCGTTTTAGACTGTGCTTGAACGGAGGCGAAAGGGATGAGGAAAGACGTTCAGGTTTCCGTCCTGGGCATCCTGGATGCAGGGGGCGGACCGGAAGCAATCCTGACAAGGACGACAGGGATCTGCTCACCCCAGGGCGGGGGATATCAGGTCAGCTACCGGGAACTGGATGAACATGGGAATGTCACGGACAATCTCCTGTTCCTGTCACAAACGGAGATAAGGCTTGACAGGAGCGGTGCTATCTCCGGCAGTTTCCGGTTCATGCCGGGGGAGAGGACAAAGGCCCTTTACTGGACGCCCTTTGGGGAGATTGGCTTTCTGGCGGAGACGGAGAGCTGCACCATGGAGGCGGACGGGAACGGCCTGGAGGCACGGCTGGAATACCGGCTGTACGAAGGCGGGCGCCTGTTCTCACAAAACATCCTGTCCGTCCGCATAAAGTCCAGCTAAGAAATGTCAATAGGTAAAGTGAAAAATGTTAAAAAAGTTTTTTTCAAGCAGTTGATGTAAAAAAGGGTAACTTTAATAAGCCCACCCATGTGGAAATCTTTAAAATTCATGATAAACCTGTTAGGCTGCGTTCTGTATCTTGTCGGGATGCGCTGCCAGATACCGCTCACAGTGTTCCTGAGGAGTGATGATCTCAAATGGTTTATTATCCCGGAGCATGGCAAAAATGATATTGCAGATTTTATGCATGACAGCCCCGACAGCCACGTTTTTCTTCTTGCTTTTGCATTTGTCGGTATAATAGCCGTGGATAACTGGATTTACTGGTGTTTTTGTCCCTTTATCCACCTTAAGATTATTGATAGCCACCATATGCAGGATACGCCTGGCAAGGCTAGAACCCCTCTTGGACATGTGGACTTTATCCCCATTGAACTTGCCGGATTGCTTCACGGCAGGATCCAAGCCGAAGTAAGCATAAAGCTTCTTTGGGGAAGAAAACAGGTCAAAGGAGCCCATTTCAGCGATCAGGACGGCTGCACTGAGAAAACCGACACCACGTAGGGACTGGAGAAGGAAGATACGGTCATAAACCGGCGTCCCTTCCAGCTTATCAACAGCCTTATGCAGGTCCTCAAGTATATTGTCCAGATGCTCCTGGTATTCCCGGTAGGTTTTGATATACAGCCGGATCCGGAGTGCACTGCTTTGAAGCGCACGTCCGAAAACAGCGGCGTCCTTTGCGGCAGCACGTATGGCATCATATTTGGAAACGGCATATTTTTCACCGAAACGTGCGGTTTTGCGTATGGTTTCCACAAGTATGTCTTTTGGGGCGGCAAGCATGTCTGCGGCAAAGGGGTAAGCTTCCAGAAGATTTAAGGAAGTTTGGGTAGTGACCGTGCTAAACACCTTCCGGTATGCGGGAAAGGACACTTTCAGTTCCGCCGTGAGCTTCAGGACGACAGCGGACTGCAGGTCTTTGAAGTAATAGTAGTCCCGTACCAGGTTGCGCAGGTCAATGACCTCATCATCTGGTATGATGGAAGTCTTAAGGGAAGCATCCAGGCCGACTTTGGCAGCTTTTTTTGAATCAAATTTATCATTATGCAGTTTCCTTACGTTCATATTTGTGCTATTCTTAGTGATGATAGGATTAATGACTGA is from Lachnospiraceae bacterium JLR.KK002 and encodes:
- a CDS encoding helix-turn-helix domain-containing protein, which translates into the protein MADNKFSRSQSLMASCVPMTTLQSILGGKWKILIVWYIAVYKVQRFGELQRRIGDEITKSTLTKQLRELENDGWINRQIYQEIPPKVEYTLTELAESFVPILEQMKEWSEVHLCRPRLAAEEEK
- a CDS encoding DUF1934 domain-containing protein is translated as MRKDVQVSVLGILDAGGGPEAILTRTTGICSPQGGGYQVSYRELDEHGNVTDNLLFLSQTEIRLDRSGAISGSFRFMPGERTKALYWTPFGEIGFLAETESCTMEADGNGLEARLEYRLYEGGRLFSQNILSVRIKSS
- a CDS encoding IS110 family transposase → MKYPKVLMMLESIPYLSVGLDVGADFTWMSIMLPNGILTGKPFKIIHSDPQSRELAVAKIKEAQEMYSLESRCFLESTGIYHIPLLYFLRDKGFDCSVINPIITKNSTNMNVRKLHNDKFDSKKAAKVGLDASLKTSIIPDDEVIDLRNLVRDYYYFKDLQSAVVLKLTAELKVSFPAYRKVFSTVTTQTSLNLLEAYPFAADMLAAPKDILVETIRKTARFGEKYAVSKYDAIRAAAKDAAVFGRALQSSALRIRLYIKTYREYQEHLDNILEDLHKAVDKLEGTPVYDRIFLLQSLRGVGFLSAAVLIAEMGSFDLFSSPKKLYAYFGLDPAVKQSGKFNGDKVHMSKRGSSLARRILHMVAINNLKVDKGTKTPVNPVIHGYYTDKCKSKKKNVAVGAVMHKICNIIFAMLRDNKPFEIITPQEHCERYLAAHPDKIQNAA